The following is a genomic window from Aphis gossypii isolate Hap1 unplaced genomic scaffold, ASM2018417v2 Contig00049, whole genome shotgun sequence.
tttttaatgtatgttctttttttttatcggttttgattgtaattttaaaaaaaatggtaaacctacctaaataaaaaagtatatttggtGCTGTACAAGTCCTCAATACAATATCTTTAAACTAGgataaaacgtatttaataaattcaatttagtaaaaataaaaatatctttttgaaaaaaaaatttaataaactcaaataaaaataataacctttttaacaatgaaaatataacaaaactattgtttgaataacaactattaataaattgaaattaaaaatcacttttgtaaataatacattatataatattctaatattaataataaaataataacaatataattatataaatataataataacagtatactactcaaattaaaacaatttaaaatatttaaattatcaaaatacatgaatgaaataaaattaatacttttgtttgtatggtaattttgaaaacatggCTCTAAACATAGTGCCTTTCCGCATTCTTTGCATTCATAAGCTGTGTCTTTTCTACACTGGGTATCTAACTTAGTTTGAGAATGTACATGGCATTTTTTTTGAATCCTACTTTTTCCTTCAAGTGGTGTAATGCGTGATGGGAAATGACGTTCCGTGAGTCGAGTTGGAAAATCTCCTTTAATTTTTCTTCCTGGACgactatgatttatatttgtaccAGAAGAATAAGTCTGAAGTAActgttcaattaattttaaacgatattCAGGTAGTTTCAATTTAGTTTCTTTCAGAGAATTATACAGAATACCAGAATTGAGGACAGATAAATcaagtaaatgaaaaaaaaacttcttatACCATTTTATAGACCTTCTAGATGTATATTAAATGACATCTGCATATCGGATTTATCAATTAGACCCATGTTTACATTGTAATCTAATATGCATTcaggttttttaattttatttcctacACGGTCAGTTTTATTTGTCATTGACATTTTTGTGTCGTGTACAGTTGAAAGCATATGGACATCTCTTTTGTCCTTCCATTTACAAGTCATCATGTCTTTTGTTGTAGCTGATATACACTGACCAGGAGCTAATTTGGTTGGAAACGTGGGAATACcttttctattatttctaaCTGTACCACAGGCACCAGTGTTATGATCTAACAAATATTGGTATAGTAATGGAGAAGAATACCAATTGTCCATATAGATTATATGACCTTTATTTATGTATGGTTCCATTAAAGTTGATATAACTGAACCTGATTGTTGTAGAgattcattaaaattgatatgtttGTTATCACCTGTATAAACCAAATAGTCCAAAACATAACCTGTTTTGCAATCACaaagaacaaataatttaattccgAAACGATGCCTCTTAGAAGGAATGTATTGTTTGAACTTAAGCCTTCCTTTCCACTCAACTATACTCTCATCAACACATACTTTCTGGTATGGTTTGAAAACTGAACGAAATTTCATTCTAAGAGattcaataattgtatcaattttaaaaagtctGTTGCCTGGTACTTGATTTTGGTTatcacaaaaatgtaataatctaagtattattaaatatctatcttgactcattattttaccaaatataGGAGACAAAAGTAGTGGTGATGTAGACCAATAATcctttatgttatttttcttttggtgTGCCATTAAAAGTGATAAAGCCAAAAAAGTATACATCTCATTTACACTGGTTTccttccatttttatttagagtgctgttttaaaactgtatttttcattatataataaaaaatttgtttgtttctTCAACAATATGCTGAACTAAGTGTTcatcaaaaatcattttaaaaatatcgaactCAGAAAAATCAGGTGCTAAATCatcaataaaatctaaatttataccAGACTGGGCatcattaaaactaaattttttggaACATATTTAGAACATACATCCTCATTAAAGTTCCACTGACCAGAAAACATTTGCTTTggtgtatttacatttttaccttttttacaGAGTTTATTTGCACCACTAATATTATCACTAAtactattactaatatttgttatacattcATCAACATCCATAGAAACattggaaatatttaaaatgtcaacaccatcatcaataaatataggcaaattttcaatatctaCAAATTCTAAATCAGATTGAATAGAAATTTCGGGAGAActagtaaaacaatatatgtcTGGTCATTAGAAATGTTTGGAATACTTGGTATTGGTTCTGATCTGGGAAACTGACTAGAagtattttttgaagtatttacTGGAGTACTGCACAATTTAGAAGCTAATTTTCCCtaattgtttttactaaaCTATCATTCTCCAATTCAGAATCTGATGTATCACCATCACAAGACCAATCACTCTTCGTCGTTTGATTCAGCAttggtattattaattcatttatttgatCACGGGAAAGCGAagacattgtaaaaataaataataataaaggtagATAGTTGGTacatataactaataaccaataaaataattagacacTAATTAAcatgaaaaaacaatatttttcaccGTTCGGatcgtaatattgttatgaaatatattgtgacaaaagataaagaaattaaatgttttggcGGGTAGATTGGCAGCTTCAATCTTATCCGatatcaaaaacaacaacgtaattatattatatatatcacagTGTAGgcaaaaacaatacatatcataattactctaaattaatttttattttattacaaagtgAACACTGTCAATTATGTTATTCTCTTTGACTTTCACAGCCAATAGACAGCACtacatatttcattatcacgtatatattgataatatcaaTACAGTTTTCATAAACATTCGTTAAAAACAGAGATAACAGAAAAACGTCAATTGACGTCTTTACGCTACAGggcataataagaaaaaacgtCAATTGACGTCTATACTCGTCAAAGGGTTAACTCTTCAAGATAATTGCCCCATTCTTCCTTTAATTGCGCCGGTAATACATCATCCCATTCTAATTTGTGTTGCCATAGCTTTTGCATTAGAATTTTTGCGGTTACGATTACAGGACCGATTAATTCTAATGGATCGTAAATTGTCGCAATGGTAGACAATACTTTTCTTTTCGACATCGCCAGGTCGTTAGTATAATTGTGATTACTAATTTTGTACTGATAAGCGTCCGTCCAAGGATCCCAGTACAATCCTAGCGTCTTTACCGCGGTGCCGTCTATATCTAGGATGAACATTGGATCGTCATTATTATTCGATATATTTGTCAATATAATGCGGGCTCATTAGATATCCATTTTCGTAATACGAATCCAGCACTGTTCATAGTGTTTATCACCTCCTCTCTTAAATTAACAGCATCTGCAATCGTGTTGGCGCCCGTTAAAAGATCGTCCATGTAAAAATCGGACTTAATCGCCCGAGAAGCCAACGGGGCTTTTTCTTCACATTCTTGCGCTAATTTTTCGAGACACGCGGTGGCTAAATATGACGCGGGTGATGTTCCGTACGTTAtcgtatttaaacaatattcttttaatttatcgcTGGGTTGTGATCGccataatatagtttgtaaTGACCTATTTTCTTCGCTTATTAATATCTGacgatacattttttcaatgtcCGCTGGCATGGCGTATTTGTGTGTCCTAAATCTTGATATTATGCAAATAAGTTCATCTTGAATTATTGGGCCTTTTACTAGTATGTCATTTAAACTCGTTCCCAAGTCCGTTTTACACGACGCGTCAAATACTACACGTGTTTTCGTCGTAGTACTGTCGGCGCGTACGACAGAATGGTGAGGCATATAATAAACTTGTTTCAGTTTCGCGGACGCCGATGGTAATGACATTTCTGACATATGACGTAGTTGTATGTACTCGTTCATAAAGTCGATATAATCACTAcataattttgtgttattcTTGAATCGATTTTCCAAGGACAAAAATCGTTTAAGTGCCGTACTTTTCGACTCACCCAGCTTATCGTAATTTTCGCGTAATGGTAATTTTACCACGAATCTTCCCGATGTATCTCGTCTTACTGTTCGATTAAAATGCTCGACACATACTTTTTCTTCATCGGTCTAATCCTGTGGTGTTTTGCTGGTATCTTCAATTTGCCAAAATTTTGCTATCTGCTCATTCAGGTTGGCGCTGTCTTCCATCAACTTAGTCATCGTGACGAATGATTTTACGGCGGTTTGCGCTAAATTGTGTGTGGAGCCGGCGGCAATCCAACCTAATTCGCTTTCttgatatataataccattttCCGCAGCTTTATATTTTCCAGgacgtataatatcataaaaacattCGGCACCAATTAATACGTCTATTTTACCCGGAATTGCGTACGTTGGATCGgccaaatttatataattaggtaaacTTAATTTTGTCGTGTCAAAACTTTGCATAGGTAAGTTTGTCGTAATTTTAGGTAAAGTTAGAAATTCGAATTCACCGCTATAGGCCATATCTTTACTATGAATAGTAGTTTTTACTGAATAATGAGCTTGACTCATTGAATTATCAACACCtgaaatagaaaatttcaCCCGTTTGCGCGgcaattgtaatttttgtgcTAAATCATTGGttacaaaattacattgaGAACCTGAGTACAACAACGCGCGCGCGTGAAATATTTCTTTCGATCGaccttcaattttaattatcgcggttgataacaaaaattgttttatgggGCTACGCGTAGCATGTGTACTTATCGACGTTTCGGCGGTTATTTCTGGTGCCTTTTGATCATGAAGCAACGTATTATGCTTCTCCCCACATTTTTTGCAgccattaaatttacatttatctcCCAAGTGTCGACTTAGGCATACTGCACAAATGCCTAATTTGTCTACCTGTACTTGTCGTTCGCGGACGCCGAGACCTATAAATTTTGGACATCGATATATCGCATGGTTTTGTTCAcacatataacatttaaatttagaagtaGTAACATGCATTGACGCTTGAGTTCTACgctggtattttttttctttttggtcTGCTGCTCTTGTTTTTTGTTCAGCTTTTCCGTGTAAGTTTTGAGCTCCTTCTACGGCTTCTAATACTTGAAagcgtttatttaaaaattgtattaaatcgGAAACGTTTGATATTTCAGATTTCGGCGCCTGTACTTCCCATGCGCGCAGTGTAGCTGAATTTAGTTTCGTGCAAATTATGTGAATCATCATAGGTCCCCACGCATTTGGATCGTGGCCTAGACTTTCTAGCGCTTTCATATTACCAAATAACTTACTTATCAAcgaattttcttaattttattgctGATTCATCTTCTAACGGATCTAGATCAAAAATTGCTTTTGTATGGTTTTGAACTAGTATGCGTTTATTATTGTAGCGCTCATTCAAGCACTCCCAAGCaatcgtataatttttatccgaCGTTTCAAAGCTCTGAATGACCATTAAGGCGTCACTTGTAAGagctgattttaaataaaaaaatttttgaacgTCTGTTAGTGCCTCATTTCCATGAATATGTGCCACGAACATGTCGTGGAACGTGGACCATTCTTTATAGTCTCCActaaatgtaggtacattgaGCGCCGCGAGCTTGACAATCGATGCTTGTTTTGACGCAGTACTATTACTTCGCGCTGTTGTTGTCAGCTGCGACATTGCTTAATTTTgactttcattattttgatctACTTGTTCAATTGTATCTTGCTATGGTTCaaacagtttattatattttgatactgcTAGGAAATACAACTCTTCGAAATCAAATCTATATTGGTTTTCCGATTCATCTTGCACTTGCATTTCTATTTCcaattgaattttttgaaacaattcCCAGCCCTCTTCGatcttttttcgttttatttttagtatttcagCGTTGCTATCGGTCTTACCTTCATTGACATCGTTCAAAAATCTTGTTAGCTGACTTTTCAATACCCCTCGCCTCTTTATTTGCATTGCCGTATCTTGATCACCCATTATTATTGAACTTCGTTCTATTTGACTGATATCGAGTTCAGTgacaatttatttaggtaatacTACGACTATTATGCGATAGGGAATTTTATGTGCTGCGGGAAAcccgataaaaaatattaaatttgatcttACCTCGTGGTTTCGATGTTAATCCACACTGCTTTAACACGCGAATTTTCgctttatttggttttttaacgaattgtaatttatttttcgccTTGATATCCTGTTCGAAGGACCATGTATTTTTAGGGAACGAGAAATTAGTTATAGAACAAATTGTTTCTGTTTATTTCGTACGTTCGCactatttattctaattaataataaaaaataaaggagAATTATTCCAATTAACAATttgagtaatatataattaatattattataataataatataataaatataatataataatcaaatattggttcaacaaaaaaaaatttaaaatttaaaccaaaCTGTTAGAAGACTGTTATGGGCTACGAGAtatcaaggctaagttagtatgaccatgaaacgtgtcgggatagtaagcgcatcaataattatagtgcacgaatgatgcatttaaaatgttattgcatACAGGTTCGTACTGGGCCGGCGGGATACCGCGAACTTTCCCGGTGGGCCACtgctcaaaaataatttgttattcttatatacttaataattatacaagaagttataacactataatattattgagtttaaatataaattataaatatatttatttttttcatatcataACACGCAACTACGCAagtgtaaaaattcaaaattgtttatatttgatgtttaaaaatagattttaggtTTCGAATTAGCTAATAATCCTCCACTCCACCTTATCTGCATcacgaataattattatttataacgtcTATTAATAATGTCGATTATACCAATCGATTAATGCGCGTTTATACCACAGCTGGTCTTCgagaatttacattttacatttacaatatattaatatactataatatagtgttacgTTCAATGATGATATGATAATGTTGTGAGATTTTTACTTGTTTCTATTTCATTGTTgactgttttgtattttttggcGATTTTTAATACACCTGTCTATTGAGTATTGGTTGTTGTCTGTTGAAAATGGAAAACAAAAGAAAGGGTGGTGCCGAAAAAATaagagagaaaaaaatgaaactattaaaaaagtcAAGTGAGAACTGTGTAAAGATTAATCAATGTTTTACACCAATTGTGACTCCTCTATGTCATAGTGACTCtagtaagtataaatttgattacaaAGTTAGGTATGTCAtgaaattgcatatttttttatttaaaagtttaaaacccatgtatttctatattttaagtacgatggtgaaaataaaaattaaagggaattatttttttgacttaTAAGTGTATGAGTATGACCAATagtgttaataattgatatattatttatgtttatgcaAGAAAATCTTTGCAATCAACCACTATTAGGCATTGGAAATGTGAGtatctacttataataattatttttacctagaattctttaaaaataatatgtatatagtttataaccaaaataaaaataaatttaattcagccataatagttaataaactacaatataagtgtcaaaatactttatatttttacacaatatattaaattatattatgttatgattaaattatttttataaatttataagtaatagtatttgtgaaatacttatttaatatgaaacaaaactaaaatcacatattaaaactattttggtAAGTTTagttaacacaaaatatagttagtaaaaattaattattttaataatattttttttttttttttttttttttaatttaaaatgattatttcatattgtttattatactttactgATGtagattaacaatataatttttttagagtaATGTGAATATTGATGAAACTAATTCTGGTGCTAGTACTAGTAGTACAAGATCTGTGATAAT
Proteins encoded in this region:
- the LOC126553022 gene encoding uncharacterized protein LOC126553022: MSLPSASAKLKQVYYMPHHSVVRADSTTTKTRVVFDASCKTDLGTSLNDILVKGPIIQDELICIISRFRTHKYAMPADIEKMYRQILISEENRSLQTILWRSQPSDKLKEYCLNTITYGTSPASYLATACLEKLAQECEEKAPLASRAIKSDFYMDDLLTGANTIADAVNLREEVINTMNSAGFVLRKWISNEPALY
- the LOC114128984 gene encoding uncharacterized protein LOC114128984, producing MKALESLGHDPNAWGPMMIHIICTKLNSATLRAWEVQAPKSEISNVSDLIQFLNKRFQVLEAVEGAQNLHGKAEQKTRAADQKEKKYQRRTQASMHVTTSKFKCYMCEQNHAIYRCPKFIGLGVRERQVQVDKLGICAVCLSRHLGDKCKFNGCKKCGEKHNTLLHDQKAPEITAETSISTHATRSPIKQFLLSTAIIKIEGRSKEIFHARALLYSGSQCNFVTNDLAQKLQLPRKRVKFSISGVDNSMSQAHYSVKTTIHSKDMAYSGEFEFLTLPKITTNLPMQSFDTTKLSLPNYINLADPTYAIPGKIDVLIGAECFYDIIRPGKYKAAENGIIYQESELGWIAAGSTHNLAQTAVKSFVTMTKLMEDSANLNEQIAKFWQIEDTSKTPQD